The segment GCGTTTGACCGCGCGCGGTCTTGTAGTAATCCGTCGCTTCCAGCACATCCCTGTCGGTGATGCCATTGGCCCGGCCTTCTTCCACCGAAGGTGGCAGATAGTCAATCACGTGGCGTTCTGCACCCTGTGCTTCGGCGGTGCGCTGTTTGCCCATGGCCTGCAGGGCAGAAACGGGGTCGAATTCACTAAACCCTTCCCGAATCAGACGCCCGAAGTTCACGCCGGTAATGGAGACCAGTGCCTTGATGCGGTGATCGGTAATCGCCGCGTGAATGGTGTATCCGCCACCACCACATACACCGATGGCCCCGATACGGTCCTGGTCCACATAGGGCAGTGTTACCAAGTAATCGATAGCAAAGCGGATGTCGGATGTGCGAATCGACGGGTCTTCGATAAATCTCGGGGAACCACCACTTTCGCCCTGAAAGCTTGCATCAAACGCGAGGGTGACAAATCCGGCTTCTGCCAGTGCCTTCGCATAGATATTGCCGGAGGTTTGTTCCTTGCAGCTTCCGATCGGATGCGTGCTGACGATGGCCGGATATTTTTTGGTGTCATCAAAACCCGGCGGCAGGTAGAGGTCAGCGGCAGACTGCCAACCCAGGTTCTGATAGCTCACGTGCTGGATGCTTACGTTACTCATTTACATCACCTCGAATTTTAAATCGGGGCACACACAGAATGTGCCCCAGCATTACGCGTATAGAACTCAGTTACTTCAGCGTGCGCGCGAAGAACGGGGTCAGTAC is part of the Microbulbifer pacificus genome and harbors:
- a CDS encoding alpha/beta hydrolase translates to MSNVSIQHVSYQNLGWQSAADLYLPPGFDDTKKYPAIVSTHPIGSCKEQTSGNIYAKALAEAGFVTLAFDASFQGESGGSPRFIEDPSIRTSDIRFAIDYLVTLPYVDQDRIGAIGVCGGGGYTIHAAITDHRIKALVSITGVNFGRLIREGFSEFDPVSALQAMGKQRTAEAQGAERHVIDYLPPSVEEGRANGITDRDVLEATDYYKTARGQT